In the Chryseobacterium sp. MYb264 genome, one interval contains:
- the ribB gene encoding 3,4-dihydroxy-2-butanone-4-phosphate synthase, giving the protein MEKLIEKFGATPKERVENALLKLQQGKGILLVDDENRENEGDIIFPASTITEKDMALLIRECSGIVCLCISEEKSKHLNLRPMVEANNSKNQTAFTISIEAKEGVESGVSAKDRLTTIRTAIAENALAEHIASPGHVFPLIARKDGVFERRGHTEGSVDLVKLANLGDDAVLCELTNEDGTMARLPEIINFAEQREMTVVTIEDIYSYRKMMISQN; this is encoded by the coding sequence ATGGAAAAATTAATTGAAAAATTCGGAGCAACTCCGAAAGAACGTGTAGAAAATGCACTTTTAAAACTACAGCAAGGCAAAGGAATTCTTCTTGTAGATGATGAAAACCGTGAAAACGAAGGCGACATCATCTTTCCTGCCTCCACCATTACAGAAAAAGACATGGCACTTTTGATTCGTGAATGCAGCGGAATTGTCTGCTTATGTATTTCTGAGGAAAAAAGTAAACACCTGAATCTTCGTCCGATGGTGGAAGCCAACAATTCTAAAAATCAAACTGCATTTACCATTTCTATTGAAGCCAAAGAAGGCGTTGAATCCGGAGTTTCTGCAAAAGACCGTTTAACAACGATCAGAACTGCCATTGCTGAAAATGCTTTGGCGGAACATATTGCAAGTCCGGGACACGTTTTCCCTTTAATCGCAAGAAAAGATGGCGTTTTTGAAAGACGCGGCCACACAGAAGGTAGCGTAGATTTGGTAAAACTCGCGAATTTGGGAGACGATGCCGTACTCTGCGAATTAACCAACGAAGACGGAACAATGGCAAGACTTCCTGAAATCATCAATTTTGCAGAGCAAAGAGAAATGACGGTGGTGACCATTGAAGATATTTATAGTTATCGTAAAATGATGATCAGTCAGAATTAA